From the genome of Aphelocoma coerulescens isolate FSJ_1873_10779 unplaced genomic scaffold, UR_Acoe_1.0 HiC_scaffold_97, whole genome shotgun sequence, one region includes:
- the UBE2M gene encoding NEDD8-conjugating enzyme Ubc12, with protein MIKLFSLKQQKKEEESAGGTKSSSKKASAAQLRIQKDINELNLPKTCEIDFSDQDDLLHFRLLICPDEGFYKGGKFVFSFKVGQGYPHDPPKVKCETMVYHPNIDLEGNVCLNILREDWKPVLTINSIIYGLQYLFLEPNPEDPLNKEAAEVLQSNRRLFEQNVQRSLRGGYVGATYFERCLK; from the exons ATGATCAAGCTCTTCTCgctgaagcagcagaagaaggaggaggaatcGGCGGGCGGCACCAAGAGCTCCAGCAAAAAGGCCTCGGCCGCGCAGCTCCGCATTCAGAAAG ACATCAACGAGCTGAACCTGCCCAAGACGTGCGAGATCGACTTCTCTGACCAGGACGATCTCCTGCACTTCCGGCTGCTCATCTGCCCCGACGAG GGTTTCTACAAGGGCGGCAAATTCGTCTTCAGCTTTAAG GTGGGCCAGGGCTACCCCCACGACCCCCCCAAGGTGAAGTGTGAGACGATGGTTTATCACCCCAACATCGACCTGGAGGGCAACGTGTGCCTCAACATCCTCAG GGAGGACTGGAAGCCCGTCCTGACCATCAACTCCATCATCTACGGCCTCCAGTACCTGTTCCTG GAGCCGAACCCCGAGGACCCCCTGAACAAAGAGGCGGCCGAGGTCCTGCAGAGCAACCGGCGCCTCTTCGAGCAGAACGTGCAGCGCTCGCTGCGGGGGGGCTACGTGGGGGCCACCTACTTCGAGCGCTGCCTCaagtga